One Mycolicibacterium fallax genomic window, GCGCTCGAAGCTGGCGACCAGGTTCGCGTAGGCGGCGCTGGAGCTGGTCGTGGCCGGGGTGAACGCGCTCGATGCGGCCGGGCCGGTGCCGGTGGTCAGGTCGAGAATGTGGAAAACGATGAAGGCCAGCAACACGATTCCGCTGACCGCCATGGTGCGGGCGGTGAAGGATCGCAGCCCCCGCAGGCCGCGGCGACGGAACGGTCCGCGGGCCCGCCGGGCCCGCGCGGCGAGCACCGCGGCGGCCCCGACGTGCGCGACCAGGCAGGCCGCCAGCACCACCCGGAACAGCCACAACGCGCCCTGGTACGGCAGCAGCGGCTCGGCCAGGGTCCGCAGCCAGTGCGCGTAGGCGTCGAAATGCTCTGCCCCGGTGTAGATCTTGAGGTTGCCGATCATGTGCACGAAGACGAACAGCGCGAACACCACACCGGTTACCGCCATTACGATCTTCAGGCCGATGGTCGACGGCCGCCACCGCAGCCGCACGCCGGGGGGAATCAGCGCCGGCCGGCGGGGCACCTCGTGCCCGGCGTCGGCGGCATCGGCCACCGCAGACCCCTGCCCACCCGAGGCGGTCATTGCATCACTCCCTACGCCATCGCCTGCAACGAAAACTACACCCCGTCGTAGCGACCCGCCCGGGATCAGCGCGGAACCCGCGGGCCGGCCCCGACGGCGTCGGCGACCAGCTGGACCAACCCGCCGAGCAGCGGCGCCCGCAGCAACCAGCCGGTCACCGCCCAGCCCAGCGACAGGTGCTCCAGCGCCGCGCCGAGGGCCCGGGTGCCGTCCACGCTCAGCCCGTCGGCGCCGGTGTACCGCAGCCGGTGCAGCGCCGGGCGCACGGCATCGGCGTCGACGATCTGCAGCGCCACCGGCGCCCGGGCCGCCAGCCAGCAGCCGAGCCGGCTGCACGGGTCACAGCCGCCGGCGACATACAGCCGGGCCGGCTGCCGCAGCCGGCTCGGTGTCCACCGCGGCAGCCAGTCGGTCACGGTGCCGCGGTAGGCCGTCCAGTCGGCGCCGAACCGCCGCACCAGGTCGCCCCGTTCGCTCCAGCCGGCCAGGCCGGCGCCGAAGACCGCGCCCGCCCCGGCGATCGCCGCCAGTTCGGGGGCGGCGAACACCGCCGCCCCGATCAGCAGCAGGGTCACCGCGCACAGCTGCATCGGGTTGGCCAGATAGGCGTACGGCCCGCTGCGGACCAACCGGACCGGCGGATCCCACGGATACGGCGTCCCGCCGCCGCGGACGAATTCGGCGACCGCCGCCAGCGCGATCACCAGCACGATCAGGCCGAGCTGGGCGGCGACCAGATCGGCCGGCCCGCCGAATTGCGCCCACAGCTGCGACCAGGACCGCCCGGTGCCGGCGAAGGCGATCGCGGGCAGCAGAAATCCGGCGGTCGCACCGAACAGCGCCACCTGGCCCGCGGCGCGCAGCCGCAGGCCGGTGCCGCGGTCGGTGAGCACGCCGAGCAGCACACCGGGGATCAGGCACAGCCCGACCGTGGCGAGCTCCCCGATCCACCACCGCGGCGCCAGGGTGACCAGCGGGTCGAGCACGCCCATCACCAGGGCGTCGAAGGCCACCAGCAGGCCCGCGCACAGCGCCGGGCGCAGCCACGGGGTCAACAGGATCGGCACCGCACCCCACAGCAGCGCCCAGCCGGCGACCACGTCGACGGGAACCTGCGCCCACATCGCGCCGGCGGTGCCGAAGTGCCAAGCCCCGGCCGCCACCGCGACGGCGTTGACCGCCAGCAGGCCCACCAGGTTCCACAGCGCCGCCAGCACCGCGGCGCCGCGCCGGCGCGGATCGGGGGTGAGCAGCCAGAGCACCGCGGTCAGCAGCACCGGGGTGAGGACCGCGCCGGTGCGCAGCACGCCCACGTCCAGGCCGGTGGTCACCGTGGCGGCGACCCGGCGCCGAGGTCGATGGCGTCCAGCAGATAGTCGGCGGCGCGGCCGGCGACGAACTGCTCGATCGGCCCGAAGTACCAGCCCGGGGCCAGCCGCCGGGTGAACCGCAGGGTCCAGCTGATCTCGGTTCCACCGGCCGGCAGCGCCCGCCAGTGCACCTCGCTGGTCCGCCACGCCAGCCAGCTGGCCAGCGGGGTGTGGTCGGCGACGGTCGCGAACGTCACCGACTCCGGGCCGGACTCGGCGACCCGCAACTGCAGCGCGCTGGCGTGCTCGCCCCAGTGGTGGGCCGCCACCCCGGGCGGGCGGTGGTGCGCCCCGGCGAACCGGACGCTGCGCTGGTCGCCGGGGTCCAGCCCGCCGGCGTCGTCGATCGGCGCCGGGAAGCCCAGCGCCAGCACCCCGCCGGGCCGATGATCGGCGAATCGCAGCGGCCGGGCCAGCGCCGCCCGAACCTCGTCGGGGCTGGCCGCCACCACCCGGGATTCGGTCACCGACTGGTCATCGGGCAGCGTCAGCGCCGGGGTGACGCCCTCCAGCGCGGTCAACAGCAGCAACGCGGGCACCACAACCACCTGGGCGCGGCCCCCGCCGCGGCGCGACCACTGCACCAGCGCCGCCACCATCAGGCCGACGGCGTAGCACAGCGGCGCGGCGATCAGGACGCAGACGAAGCCCTCGCCGAGCACCGGCATGGCCAGCAGCAGCGCCAGGGTGATCCCGCGCAGGGTCATGCCAATCAGGTTCTTCGACGGTGCCGACAGCGCCAGCACCAGCGCGAAGACCGTCGGTATCCCGAGGTAGAACGCGGCGGTCTGGCCCAGCCCGATGCCCCTGATCAGCCGCACCGCGATGACGCCGACGGCCAGCGCCAGAATCAGCGCGGCCAGCCGCCATTGCGCGGGACTCGGCCGGTACGCGGTGCTCACCGGCAAAACGCTACTCGGCGGCCGGGGACTCTTCCGTCACTTCTTCGGGCGCCGGATCCGGCACCGGCAGCAGCGCTTCCAGCGCGGCGCCGGTGATCCGGCGGAACGCCCGGCGGGGCCGGTTGGCGTCGAGCACCGCGACCTCCAGGTTGCCCGCCCCGAGCACCCGTCGCTCCCCGTCGGCGCCGGTTTCCAGCGCGTGCACGGCGACACCGACTGCGTCGGCCAGCGCGGCGTTGGGCAGGTAGCTGTCCTTGAGCGCGGCGGCGATCGGCTCGGTGGAGCCGCCCATCACCACGAACTCCGGTTCGTCGGCGATCGAGCCGTCGTAGGTGATCCGGTACAGCTCAGGGGGTTTGGACTCGCCGTAGTGGGCAACCTCGGCGACGCAGAGCTCCACCTCATACGGCTTGGCCTGCTCGGTGAAGATGGTGCCCAGCGTGGAGGCGTACCGGTTGGCCAGTTGCCGGCCGGTCACGTCGCGGCGATCGTAGGTGTAGCCGAGCGTGTCGGCGAGCTGAATGCCGCCGCGGCGCAGGTTGTCGAACTCGTTGAACCGGCCGACCGCGGCGAAGCCGATCCGGTCGTAGAGTTCGCTGACCTTCTGCAGCGACCGGGACGGGTTCTCCGCGACGAACAGCACCCCGTCGGCGTAGGCCAGCGCGACGACGCTGCGGCCGCGGGAGATGCCCTTGCGGGCAAGCTCGCTGCGCTCCCGCATGGCCTGCTCGGGTGAGATGAAGTACGGGAAGCTCATGACTGCTCCCGAATGTCGGTGTGCGGGCCGTGCGTTCGGCGCACGCTGGTGCGCTCGCGGCCGGCGATGATGCCCCGGGCCAGTTCGGCGATCCGCTCGGTGGGCACCTCCTCGGCGCCGTCGGCGCCGATGGTGACCGCGGTCGGGAAGATCCCGCGGACCAGGTCCGGTCCGCCGGTCGCCGAGTCGTCGTCGGCGGCGTCGTAGAGTGCCTCGATCGCCGCGGCCAGCGCGGAATCCCCGTCGGCCACAGCCGAATACAGCTTCTTCAACGAGGACCGGGCGAACAGCGAGCCGGAGCCCACCGAGTGGTAGCCCTCGTCCTCGATGTTCCAGCCGCCCGCGGCGTCGAACGACACGATCCGCCCGGCGTCGGCACCGTCGGGATCGTCAAGGTCATAGCCGACCAGCAGCGGCAGCGCGACGAAACCCTGAAGGGCCGCACCGAGATTGCCGCGCACCATGTTGGCGAGCCGGTTGACCTTGCCCGGGAAGCTCAGCGCGACGCCCTCGAGCTTCTCGTAGTGCTCCAGTTCGACGGCGTACAGCCGGGCGAATTCCACCGCGATGGCCGCGGTTCCGGCGATGCCGGTCGCGGTGTAGTCGTCGGTGATGTAGACCTTCTGCACGTCCCGGCTGGCGATCATGTTGCCCTGGGTGGCCCGCCGATCACCGGCGATCAGCACACCGCCGGGGTATTTCACCGCGACGATGGTGGTGCCGTGCGGCAGGTCGGCCCCGCTCATCGTCGTCGATCCGGTCGGCAGCAGCTGGGGAGCCTGCCGGCGCAGCAGGTCGGTGAACGAGGACAGATCATTGGCCGATCCGGTGAACAGTGCGCTGGGGTCCGGGCGTTCGTGAGACGACCGGGTCACTGGCCACCCTTTTGCACATAGGCGCGGACGAAGTCCTCGGCGTTCTCCTCGAGGATGTCGTCGATCTCGTCGAGCAGGTCGTCGGTCTCCTCGGTCAGCTTCTCCCGACGCTCCTGACCGGCGGCCGAGCTGCCGGCCAGCTCGTCGTCATCGCCGCCGCCACCTCCGGCGCGCTGCTGCTCCTGGGCCATCGCTGCCTCCCGGTCGAGTCGTCAAGTTCCTTCACCCTACCGGGCGAGCACCGCTCAGGACGTCAGCTGGTCGACGAGTTCGGCCGCGCTGTCGACCGAATCCAGCAGCGCACCGACATGGGCCTTGCTGCCCCGCAGCGGCTCCAGGGTGGGAATCCGCACCAGCGACTCGCCACCGAGGTCGAAGATCACCGAGTCCCAGCTGGCCGCGGCGATGTCGGCACCGAACCGGCGCAGGCATTCGCCGCGGAAGTAGGCGCGGGTGTCGGTCGGCGGGTTGGCGACGGCGTCGAGCACCTGCTGCTCGGTGACCAGCCGCTGCATCGACCCGCGAGCGACCAGCCGGTTGTACAGGCCCTTGTCCAGCCGCACGTCGGAGTACTGCAGGTCCACCAGCTGCAGCCGGGGCGCCGACCAGCCCAGTCCCTCGCGGGTCCGGAAGCCCTCCAGCAGCCGCAGCTTGGCCGGCCAGTCCAGCAGGTCGGCGCACTCCATCGGGTCGCGCTCGAGCAGGTCCAGCACCCGGGCCCAGGTCGCCACGACGTGCTCGGCGCGCGGGTCCGGGTCGCGGCGGTCCAGCATCTTGGCCACCCGATCGAGGTAGATGCGTTGCAGCGCAAGGCCGGTCAGCTCCCGCCCGTCGGCGAGCGCGACGGTGGCCCGCAGGCTGGGGTCGTGGCTGATCACGTGCACGGCGTGCACCGGGCGGGCCAGCGCCAGGTCGGACAGATCCGCGCCGTCCTCGATCAGGTCCAGCACCAGCGCGGTGGTGCCGACCTTGAGGTAGGTGGAGGTCTCGGCCAGGTTGGCGTCACCGATGATGACGTGCAGCCGGCGGTATTTGTCGGCGTCGGCGTGCGGTTCGTCGCGGGTGTTGATGATGCCGCGCTTGAGGGTGGTCTCCAGCCCGACCTCGACCTCGATGTAGTCGGCGCGCTGGGACAGCTGGAAGCCGGGCTCGTCACCGGAGGCCCCGATGCCGACCCGGCCCGACCCGACGATCACCTGGCGCGAGGCGAAGAACGGCATCAGCCCGGCGATCACCGCGTTGAACGGGGTGGCCCGGCTCATCAGATAGTTCTCGTGGGTGCCGTAGGAGGCGCCCTTGCCGTCGACGTTGTTCTTGTAGAGCTGCAGCCGGGCGGCGCCCGGCACCGAGGAGGCGAACCGGGCCGCGGCCTCCATCACCCGCTCCCCCGCCTTGTCCCAGATCACCGCGTCCATCGGGTCGGTGACCTCGGGCGCGGAGTACTCCGGATGGGCGTGGTCGACGTAGAGCCGGGCACCGTTGGTGAGGATCATGTTGGCCGCACCGATCTCGTCGGCGTCGATGATCGGCGCCGGCCCCGAGGATCGGCCCAGGTCGAAGCCGCGGGCGTCGCGCAGCGGAGACTCCACCTCGTAGTCCCACCGGGTGCGCTTGGCGCGCGGCACCCCGGCCGCGGCGGCATAGGCCAGCACCGCCTGGGTGGAGGTGATGATCGGGTTGGCGGTCGGGTCGGTGGGCGAGGAGATTCCGTATTCGACCTCGGTACCGATGATCCGTTGCATGCTCCCAGGGTATCGGTGCGCGACGGCCACCGGACCGGCGGCCGGATCGGCGGGACCAACCCGGGGCCGTCGACCCCGGGCCGGACCGCCGAACCGTCGCTACAGGTACTGGCCCAGGTTCGATTCGGTGTCGATCGCCCGGCTCGCACTCGACGATTTGCCGGTGACCAGGGTGCGGATGTAGACGATCCGCTCACCCTTCTTGCCCGAGATCCGCGCCCAGTCGTCCGGGTTGGTGGTGTTGGGCAGGTCCTCGTTCTCGGCGAACTCGTCGACGATGGAGTCCAGCAGATGCTGGATGCGCAGGCCGGGCTGGCCGGTCTCCAACACGCTCTTGATCGCGTACTTCTTGGCCCGGTCGACGACGTTCTGGATCATCGCCCCGGAGTTGAAGTCCTTGAAGTACATGACCTCCTTGTCCCCGTTGGCGTAGGTGACCTCCAGGAACCGGTTGTCGTCGATCTCTGCGTACATCCGGTCGACGACCTTCTCGATCATCGCCTTGATGCAGGCGCCGCGGTCGCCGCCGAACTCGCCGAGATCGTCGGCGTGCACCGGCAGCGCCTCGGTGAGGTACTTGCTGAAAATGTCCTGCGCCGACTCGGCGTCGGGGCGCTCGATCTTGATCTTCACGTCGAGGCGGCCGGGCCGCAGGATCGCCGGGTCGATCATGTCCTCGCGGTTGGACGCGCCGATCACGATGACGTTCTCCAGCCCCTCCACGCCGTCGATCTCGGCGAGCAGCTGGGGCACCACCGTGGTCTCGACATCGGAGCTGACGCCGGTGCCGCGGGTCCGGAAGATGGAATCCATCTCGTCGAAGAACACGATCACCGGGGTGCCCTCGGAGGCCTTCTCCCGCGCCCGCTGGAAGATCAGCCGGATGTGCCGCTCGGTTTCACCGACGAACTTGTTGAGCAGCTCGGGGCCCTTGATGTTGAGGAAGTAGGACTTGGCTTCCTTGGCGTCCTCGCCGCGCACCTCGGCCATCTTCTTGGCCAGCGAGTTGGCGACGGCCTTGGCGATGAGCGTCTTGCCGCACCCCGGCGGCCCGTAGAGCAGCACCCCCTTGGGCGGGCGCAGGGCGTATTCCCGGTAGAGATCCTTGTGCAGGAACGGCAGCTCGACGGCGTCGCGGATCTGCTCGATCTGCCGGGTCAGGCCGCCGATGTCGCTGTAGGAGACGTCCGGCACCTCCTCCAGCACCAGATCCTCCACCTCGGCCTTGGGGATCCGCTCGAAGGCGTATCCGGCCTTGGTGTCCACCAGCAGTGAATCGCCGGGGCGCAGCCGGCGGGCCCGCTCCTCGTCGGTCAGCGGGGCCAGCGGGTCGGCCTGCGGATCTTCCTCGACGATCAGCGGTTCGGCCAGCCAGACGATGCGTTCCTCGTCGGCGTGCCCGACGACCAGCGCCCGGTGCCCGTCGGCGAGCACCTCACGCAGCGCGCAGATCTCCCCGACCGACTCGTAGGCGCCGGCCTCCACGACGGTCAGCGCCTCGTTGAGCCGCACGGTCTGGCCCTTGCGCAGGGTGTCCGCCTCGATGTTGGGCGACAGCGTCAGCCGCATCTTGCGCCCGGAGGTGAACACGTCGACGCTCTCGTCGTCGGCGACCGACAGCAGCACGCCGTAGCCGCTGGGCGGCTGGCCCAGCCGGTCGACCTCCTCGCGCAGCGCGAGCAGCTGCTGGCGGGCCTCCTTGAGGGTGTCCATCAGCTTGGCGTTGCGGGAGGTGAGGGAGTCGACGCGGGTCTCCAGCTGCTGGATGTCGCGGGCACTGCGCAATCCGCTGCCGGTTCCGACCACGCTTTCGAGCTGCGTGCGCAGCGCGGCGGTCTCCCGGCGCAGCCGTTCCAGCTCGGCGGCATCGTCGGGCCCCGCGGGATCGCGGAAGTTATCTGAACGCTCAGACGGGCTCATGGTGCGCTCCTCCCCTCACCTTCAAGTTGGTGCGGTAACACCGTCAACGCTACCGGCGATTCAGTCCATGTGTGTGCTCTGGGAACTCGACACACCCCAGAAACTGTTAGCCTCGAAACAATCGCTTGGCCTTTGGGAAGGACCGCCGTGACCAAGAAAAACATCCTGACCGGCATCGTTACCGGTGCAGCCGCCGTGGCATTCACCGTAGGTGGCGCCGCGGGCATGACCTCGCTGACCGCCGCGCCGTCGACCCCGGCGGTGGCGCCGGTGGTGTGGGATATTCCGATGCCTGCCGCGCCGGCCCCCGAACTGCAGTCGGCGCTGACCCAGACCCTGAGCGGGCTGGCCGCGGGCGGTTCGTTCGCCAGCAAGCAGTCCTACATCGAGGGCGGCCTCGGCCGCATCGCGACCCGCGCCGCGGACGCCAAGTTCCAGCAGAAGCAGGCCGAGGGCGTCTTCCCGCTGACCTTCAACGTCATGGATATCGACCAGAACGGCCCGCTGGCCACCGCCAATGTCACCGCGACCTCGGCCACCGGCAATGAGGCGTCGATGCCGCTGACCTTTGTGCAGGGCCCCAGCCCCAGCGGCTGGCAGCTGTCGAAGGGCTCGGTGGGCGCCCTGATGTCGGCGATGAACTAGCAAAAGACCGGACGCCGGAGTACCGCACTGGTGCATCGCTACCCGACGATCATCCTGAGCGCCGCCACCGTCGTGGCGGCGCTTGGGCTTTCCGGCTGCACGACGGCGGGCCCGCCCGCGGCGACGCCGAGCAGCGTGGTCAGCGCCGCCACCCCGGCCGGGGCACCGCTGCCGGACCCGGCCGCCCTGATCGACGTGCTGGCCCGGCTGTCCGACCCGGCGGTGCCGGGGGTGCAGAAGCTGGCCCTGGTGGAGGGCTCCACCGAGGCTGACGCCGGTGCACTGGACGCCTTCGCCCGGGCGCTGGCGGACAATCACGCGCTGCCGCTGGGCATCGCGGCCACCGACCTGGCCTTCTCGGATCGGGATCCGGCGAACGTGACCGCCGAGGTGACGATCACCCCGGCCGGCGCCGAGCCGGACCGGGCGTTCTCCTTTCCGATGGAGTTCACCCCGGCGGGCGCGGCGTGGCGGTTGTCGCGCCAGACCGCCAACCTGCTGCTGACCATCAACGCCGGGCCGCCGGCGCCGCCGCCGGGTGCCCTGCCGCCACCGGGCGGCGCGGGCGAGCCGGTTCCGGCCGGCCCGCAGGCCCCCGCCCCGGCGCCGCCGCCCGGTCCCGCACCCGAGTCCCCGCCGGGCTGAGCCGATGTGGATCGGCTGGCTGGAGTTCGACATCCTGCTCGGTGCGGTGGCCTCGCTGAAGCAGAAACGCTCGGTGGTCCGGCCCATCGTGGCCGAGCTGCGCAAACGCTTCGCGGTTTCGGCCGCCGAGACCGGCCACCTGGACCTGCACCGGCGGGCCGGCATCGGGGTCGCGGTGGTCGCCGCCGACGCCGCGCACGTCACCGAGGTGCTCGACGCCGCCGAGCACCTGGTGGCCGCCCGAC contains:
- a CDS encoding succinate dehydrogenase cytochrome b subunit encodes the protein MTASGGQGSAVADAADAGHEVPRRPALIPPGVRLRWRPSTIGLKIVMAVTGVVFALFVFVHMIGNLKIYTGAEHFDAYAHWLRTLAEPLLPYQGALWLFRVVLAACLVAHVGAAAVLAARARRARGPFRRRGLRGLRSFTARTMAVSGIVLLAFIVFHILDLTTGTGPAASSAFTPATTSSSAAYANLVASFERPAVAGFYLLAMLVLGAHLAHGLYTAVSDLGVTGRRTRQLAIAAGGLLAGAVMVANMSIPIAVQAGWLR
- a CDS encoding methyltransferase family protein, with amino-acid sequence MTTGLDVGVLRTGAVLTPVLLTAVLWLLTPDPRRRGAAVLAALWNLVGLLAVNAVAVAAGAWHFGTAGAMWAQVPVDVVAGWALLWGAVPILLTPWLRPALCAGLLVAFDALVMGVLDPLVTLAPRWWIGELATVGLCLIPGVLLGVLTDRGTGLRLRAAGQVALFGATAGFLLPAIAFAGTGRSWSQLWAQFGGPADLVAAQLGLIVLVIALAAVAEFVRGGGTPYPWDPPVRLVRSGPYAYLANPMQLCAVTLLLIGAAVFAAPELAAIAGAGAVFGAGLAGWSERGDLVRRFGADWTAYRGTVTDWLPRWTPSRLRQPARLYVAGGCDPCSRLGCWLAARAPVALQIVDADAVRPALHRLRYTGADGLSVDGTRALGAALEHLSLGWAVTGWLLRAPLLGGLVQLVADAVGAGPRVPR
- a CDS encoding SRPBCC family protein, which encodes MSTAYRPSPAQWRLAALILALAVGVIAVRLIRGIGLGQTAAFYLGIPTVFALVLALSAPSKNLIGMTLRGITLALLLAMPVLGEGFVCVLIAAPLCYAVGLMVAALVQWSRRGGGRAQVVVVPALLLLTALEGVTPALTLPDDQSVTESRVVAASPDEVRAALARPLRFADHRPGGVLALGFPAPIDDAGGLDPGDQRSVRFAGAHHRPPGVAAHHWGEHASALQLRVAESGPESVTFATVADHTPLASWLAWRTSEVHWRALPAGGTEISWTLRFTRRLAPGWYFGPIEQFVAGRAADYLLDAIDLGAGSPPR
- the prcA gene encoding proteasome subunit alpha: MSFPYFISPEQAMRERSELARKGISRGRSVVALAYADGVLFVAENPSRSLQKVSELYDRIGFAAVGRFNEFDNLRRGGIQLADTLGYTYDRRDVTGRQLANRYASTLGTIFTEQAKPYEVELCVAEVAHYGESKPPELYRITYDGSIADEPEFVVMGGSTEPIAAALKDSYLPNAALADAVGVAVHALETGADGERRVLGAGNLEVAVLDANRPRRAFRRITGAALEALLPVPDPAPEEVTEESPAAE
- the prcB gene encoding proteasome subunit beta: MTRSSHERPDPSALFTGSANDLSSFTDLLRRQAPQLLPTGSTTMSGADLPHGTTIVAVKYPGGVLIAGDRRATQGNMIASRDVQKVYITDDYTATGIAGTAAIAVEFARLYAVELEHYEKLEGVALSFPGKVNRLANMVRGNLGAALQGFVALPLLVGYDLDDPDGADAGRIVSFDAAGGWNIEDEGYHSVGSGSLFARSSLKKLYSAVADGDSALAAAIEALYDAADDDSATGGPDLVRGIFPTAVTIGADGAEEVPTERIAELARGIIAGRERTSVRRTHGPHTDIREQS
- a CDS encoding ubiquitin-like protein Pup translates to MAQEQQRAGGGGGDDDELAGSSAAGQERREKLTEETDDLLDEIDDILEENAEDFVRAYVQKGGQ
- the dop gene encoding depupylase/deamidase Dop, which translates into the protein MQRIIGTEVEYGISSPTDPTANPIITSTQAVLAYAAAAGVPRAKRTRWDYEVESPLRDARGFDLGRSSGPAPIIDADEIGAANMILTNGARLYVDHAHPEYSAPEVTDPMDAVIWDKAGERVMEAAARFASSVPGAARLQLYKNNVDGKGASYGTHENYLMSRATPFNAVIAGLMPFFASRQVIVGSGRVGIGASGDEPGFQLSQRADYIEVEVGLETTLKRGIINTRDEPHADADKYRRLHVIIGDANLAETSTYLKVGTTALVLDLIEDGADLSDLALARPVHAVHVISHDPSLRATVALADGRELTGLALQRIYLDRVAKMLDRRDPDPRAEHVVATWARVLDLLERDPMECADLLDWPAKLRLLEGFRTREGLGWSAPRLQLVDLQYSDVRLDKGLYNRLVARGSMQRLVTEQQVLDAVANPPTDTRAYFRGECLRRFGADIAAASWDSVIFDLGGESLVRIPTLEPLRGSKAHVGALLDSVDSAAELVDQLTS
- the arc gene encoding proteasome ATPase — encoded protein: MSPSERSDNFRDPAGPDDAAELERLRRETAALRTQLESVVGTGSGLRSARDIQQLETRVDSLTSRNAKLMDTLKEARQQLLALREEVDRLGQPPSGYGVLLSVADDESVDVFTSGRKMRLTLSPNIEADTLRKGQTVRLNEALTVVEAGAYESVGEICALREVLADGHRALVVGHADEERIVWLAEPLIVEEDPQADPLAPLTDEERARRLRPGDSLLVDTKAGYAFERIPKAEVEDLVLEEVPDVSYSDIGGLTRQIEQIRDAVELPFLHKDLYREYALRPPKGVLLYGPPGCGKTLIAKAVANSLAKKMAEVRGEDAKEAKSYFLNIKGPELLNKFVGETERHIRLIFQRAREKASEGTPVIVFFDEMDSIFRTRGTGVSSDVETTVVPQLLAEIDGVEGLENVIVIGASNREDMIDPAILRPGRLDVKIKIERPDAESAQDIFSKYLTEALPVHADDLGEFGGDRGACIKAMIEKVVDRMYAEIDDNRFLEVTYANGDKEVMYFKDFNSGAMIQNVVDRAKKYAIKSVLETGQPGLRIQHLLDSIVDEFAENEDLPNTTNPDDWARISGKKGERIVYIRTLVTGKSSSASRAIDTESNLGQYL
- a CDS encoding DUF503 domain-containing protein, coding for MWIGWLEFDILLGAVASLKQKRSVVRPIVAELRKRFAVSAAETGHLDLHRRAGIGVAVVAADAAHVTEVLDAAEHLVAARPEIELLSARRGLRRSDD